Proteins encoded in a region of the Triplophysa rosa linkage group LG14, Trosa_1v2, whole genome shotgun sequence genome:
- the LOC130564482 gene encoding claudin-4-like gives MDMKIELVGFGLASAGWFCTILTRFLPMWNVSGMVDNTTTTLPLYWDGVWLNWQHHSTGSLQCTFYQSLLSLTEHFTTWKILLVISIGVGFVAMAVYPVGWIRYPKNVHFKVASGPAFVIGALVLLVVLSWATHLTEGDLDISVSLTRKCGAGIFTGWVGTALLLVGGGVLSAICCKEVRKQRQERRPAQTLEPGVQDPLHTINSIGFIQTPLAE, from the coding sequence ATGGATATGAAAATTGAACTTGTTGGCTTCGGACTGGCCAGTGCAGGCTGGTTTTGCACGATTCTCACAAGATTTCTGCCCATGTGGAATGTAAGTGGAATGGTAGACAACACCACTACGACACTTCCTTTATACTGGGATGGAGTTTGGCTAAACTGGCAACATCACAGCACTGGAAGCTTGCAGTGCACTTTTTATCAGTCTCTCCTGTCTCTAACCGAGCATTTCACCACCTGGAAAATCCTCCTCGTCATTTCCATAGGAGTGGGATTTGTTGCCATGGCAGTTTACCCTGTCGGATGGATAAGATATCCCAAGAATGTACATTTCAAAGTAGCTTCCGGGCCGGCATTTGTAATAGGTGCACTGGTTTTACTGGTGGTGCTCTCCTGGGCTACACATTTAACAGAGGGTGATTTGGACATAAGTGTTTCCCTGACACGGAAATGTGGAGCAGGGATCTTCACTGGCTGGGTGGGTACAGCACTGCTTTTGGTGGGTGGTGGAGTGCTGAGCGCTATTTGCTGTAAAGAAGTCCGGAAGCAAAGACAGGAAAGGAGACCAGCACAGACTTTAGAGCCAGGGGTACAGGATCCACTCCACACCATTAACAGTATTGGATTTATTCAAACTCCTCTTGCTGAATGA